The window GTGCTGCCATCTGGACATCGGTATCAAAAATGTCCGGGGCAGGCAGGGCGAGCGCATCACTGGCTGTGCTGACCGGATCAACACTGCTGTAATAAACGGATTCGACGGCTGCTTCCGGCAGGCTTAGCGGCGTTGTTGGCGCCAGCGGCCAAATGCCCGATACGGCATAACGCGCGGCGGCTTCCTTTTCGGTAATGACAGGTCGCTGTGGTTCTGTCTGTGCATCCTGCATCGCGTCAAGAATAGCGGTGTCTTCAGCAGACAGGACAGGATCAAGAGCAGCGACCTGCACGTTCTCACCGGAAGGAGAGGAGCCATTTTCCAGCCCGTCAGGCGTGCGGATGATCTCGGGGTCGATCTGGTTCTCTGGCGCAGAAGCAATGGTGCGTTGTTCGTCGCTTTTGATCAATCCGGCCAACCCGTTATCAAGGAATACCGCAGCCCAAGCCGCGACACCTGCGAGAAACACCAACAGGATCACGGTCATGATCAGACCCAGAAAGCGTGGCTTTCCTCCGACCTGATCACTGCGCGCACCGAAAATTGTCATCCGTTCGGCTTCGGTGCCGGTCTGCGGGACCGAAGCGACGGGCGCAGGTGTGGCTGCTGCTGCACCCTTGCGCGGTTTGCGGCGGCTCAGAAAACCAGTCTTGGCCGGTTTGGGTTCAGGACTGTCAACAGCCGCTGCAGGTTTCGTCAAGGAACTGCTGTCGGGTTTTGGCGTAGGAACAACAATTCGCTGCGCACCACCAAGAGGTTTTGCTACCCCCGTGCGACGGCTGGAAAATCCGGACGCTTGATCCGAGGAGGGAGCCGCCTTTGGCGAAATATCGAACGATGTCTTTTTCGGCTGTGTTGTCGTCGCAGCGATTGCCGGTGCACTCGTTTCTGCTTCATGCGGTTTCTTTGCTACGCTTACCTTCGGCGCAGCGCGCTGGCCTGTGGCGGGTACGGTAGCAGCGGGCTCTGGTTTTTTAAGCTCCGGTTGCTTCTGCTCAGTGGATGGCTCCTGTGCGGGTACGGATGCTGCCTTTGCAACGGGTTTTGAATCTTGCTTGGGTTCATCCGTCGGGACCGGCTTTGCAACCGCGCTGTCAACTGCTTCGCCTTTGGGGGTGGTTTCCGGTTTGGGTGTAGCCGCTTCCGGTTCCGCAACTTTTTCTGGTTCAGCCGCTTTGGCAGGTGTTGGCGCAACCGGCGGAGCCGTCTCCGGCTTAGGGTCGGGATTCTTCTCTGGTGCCGGCGTTATGGTGGGTGCCGGTTCGTGGACGTGTTCTGCTTCGGGTTTTTGCGGCGCTGTTTGCGTATCCGGCTCTGCCTCAGGTTCAGGCTCTGTGGCGATGGCGCCTACGACGACTACGGCAATCCCGTCCGGTTCGACTTCCTCACCGGGTTCTAACAGCGCGTCGACACCATCCGTGACACCGAAAAAAGGCTCACCCAAATAGGGGGCATCCTCAGGCACGGCGACAAAGCTGACGGGGTGAAAGCGATGCTCGGTGGCAAAGGCTTCTGCCTCGGCCAACGTCTCGCGTGCCACGGCAGCTACATGGGTTTTCGCACCATCCAGACTGATGTCGTAGACCAAATCCGCAACATCGTACGGAGTCGCGTTTTCCAACGCCGCCTCGGCCTCTTGGCGGCGCGCGTCATCGGAAAGGCCGATGGTTTCAATGGTTAGGTATTTGATCTGGCTGGACGGAATGATCAGCTTTGATCTCACGCCACCAGGTTCAAGACCGGCTGCTGTTTTGCGCAGCATAGCCAGCTCACCGGCGAGATCGTCTGCGGCGACAGGTACTTCGCCGACCTCACGCCAGCCGCCCGCAGCGCGGTGCAGCAGCTTTATGCCTTCGAAGGATAGGGAAAGAGCAAAATTTGGCTTCATGCGCGGCCTTTACCATGGGTCTGATTAACCAACAACTTCCGATAACCGAAGGTTACCGCAGGCAGCAACGCAAGAAAAGGTCCGCAAGCGGATTTCAGCAGGGCAGGCGGGTATCCCCCGCGCCGACGATATTTGGCGCGGGGGTGTTTAAGTTATGCAGTCGCTTTTGTCAGGGCCTGATCCAGATCGGCGATCAGGTCGTTGGCGTCTTCGGTACCGATGGACACGCGAACAACGCTGGCACCCGCGCCCGCAGCCTCTTGCTGCTCTGGCGTCAGCTGGCGGTGCGTTGTGGAGGCGGAGTGGATGATCAACGAGCGTGTATCGCCCAAGTTTGCCACATGGCTGAACACTTCGAGCGCATTCACCAGCTTGACGCAGGCGTCATAGCCGCCTTTGACGGCGAAGGTGAACAAGCCACCGGCCCCCTTGGGGCAGACCTTCTTGCTGCGCTCGTAGTAGGGTGACGATTCGAGCCCGGCGTATGTGACATAATCAATCCGGTCATCCGCTTCGAGCCATGCCGCGATCATTTGTGCGTTCGCCACGTGGCGGTCCATGCGCAGGCTCAATGTCTCTGTCCCCATAAGCGTGTAATGCGCCGCTTGCGGGTTCATCGTCATACCCAGATCGCGCAGACCGATGGCGATGCCATGGAAGGTATAAGCTAGATTGCCGAAGGTCTCATGGAACTTCAGGCCGTGGTAGGCAGGCTCCGGTGCGCTGAGCGAGGGGAACTTGTCTGTCGCGGACCAGTCGAATTTGCCGCTGTCCACAACGCAGCCGCCGGTGACCGTGCCGTTCCCGGTCAGGTATTTGGTGGTGGAGTGCACAACCAGCGTCGCACCCAATTCAATCGGGCGGCACAGGTATGGCGTGGCGGTAGTGTTGTCGATGATCAGCGGAACTTGTGCAGCATCGGTGATATCGGCAATCGCACGCACGTCCATGATGTAGCCGCCGGGGTTGGCGATGGCTTCGCCGAATACTGCGCGGGTGTTTTCGTCAATCGCGTCTTTTACAGCGTCAAGATCATCAAAATCGACGAATTTGCATTCCCAGCCAAAGCGTTTGATGGTGTGGCTGAACTGGGTGACCGTACCGCCGTAGAGGCGGGTAGACGCCACGATGTTCTTTCCAGGGCTCATCAACGGGAACAGGGCCATGATCTGGGCCGCATGGCCGGAAGAGCAGCAGACAGCGCCGACGCCGCCCTCAAGCGTGGCAATCCGTTCCTGAAGAACAGCCACGGTAGGATTGGTCAGGCGTGAGTAGATGAAACCGACTTCTTGCAGGTTGAACAGCGCTGCAGCGTGATCCGCGTCGCGAAAGACGTAAGCCGTGGTTTGGTAAATAGGCGTCT is drawn from Sulfitobacter sp. S223 and contains these coding sequences:
- a CDS encoding O-acetylhomoserine aminocarboxypropyltransferase/cysteine synthase family protein, translating into MTHGFDTLQIHAGARPDPATGARQTPIYQTTAYVFRDADHAAALFNLQEVGFIYSRLTNPTVAVLQERIATLEGGVGAVCCSSGHAAQIMALFPLMSPGKNIVASTRLYGGTVTQFSHTIKRFGWECKFVDFDDLDAVKDAIDENTRAVFGEAIANPGGYIMDVRAIADITDAAQVPLIIDNTTATPYLCRPIELGATLVVHSTTKYLTGNGTVTGGCVVDSGKFDWSATDKFPSLSAPEPAYHGLKFHETFGNLAYTFHGIAIGLRDLGMTMNPQAAHYTLMGTETLSLRMDRHVANAQMIAAWLEADDRIDYVTYAGLESSPYYERSKKVCPKGAGGLFTFAVKGGYDACVKLVNALEVFSHVANLGDTRSLIIHSASTTHRQLTPEQQEAAGAGASVVRVSIGTEDANDLIADLDQALTKATA